The following is a genomic window from Pseudophryne corroboree isolate aPseCor3 chromosome 3, aPseCor3.hap2, whole genome shotgun sequence.
ttttccaggttcgactttaaactcgagttcagtccgggctctcagaatcgcaaggccgatgccctttcccgctcttgggagcaagaaaacgagtcagagcctTCAgaaaagcatcctattattaatccgtttgcattctccacggtagggatggactctacgcccccaccagggaaaatttttgtaaagccggtgttaaggaagaagctcatgcattgggcccatgcttcccgttttgccggacatacaggcattcagaaaaccctcgagtttatctctaggtcctactggtggccaactctgaagaaggacgtcaaggagtttattgcctcttgcccaaagtgtgcccaacacaaagttccccgccagtctcctgcggggcaactggttccattatctgttcccagtcgaccgtggacccatttgtcgatggactttgttacagatctgcctatatgcaataagtttaataccatctgggtggtagttgactggttcaccaagatggcacatttcatacccctcaccggtctcccgtcagcttccaagttggcccaagtgtttatccaagagatcttccgacttcacggtcttcctgaagagatcatctccgatcgtggagtacaatttgtagccaaattttggcgaagtttgtgtcaagccctccaagtcaagttaaggttttctacagcttaccatcctcagaccaatggtcaaaccgagagggggaatcaggacttggaggccttcctccacatttatgtgtcttcctcccaagatgactgggttcaactccttccttgggccgagtttagccacaacaatcaataccattcctcatcctcctcaacaccattcttcatcaactatggatttcaccctaaggttccagaattccaaccgcttccagcaacttctgttccagcagtggatatcaccttgcgtcagttttcaaacaactggaagaatgtccgcgcagccctgcttaaagcctcatttaggtacaagaagtttgccgataggaagcgtagagcggtttctgctctcaaggtgggtgatcgagtatggttgtccacgaagaatttgaggttgagagttcccagcatgaaatttgctcctcgttacatcggtccttttaaaattgaacaagtcatcaatcctgttgcttacagactccagttacctcccttcttgaaaatacccaggacattccatgtttccctgttgaaaccgctgatcctgaatcggtttcattctgcacttcctccaactcctaaagttcagactcaacggggaatcgagtatgaggtggccaagattctggactcacgtttccgttacggtcagttgcagtatcttattgactggaagggctatggtcctgaagaacgctcttggaccaatgcgtctgatgtccatgctcctgccttggtccggaatttccactcgaagtttcctctaaagcctaagaagtgtcctggggccactcctaaagggaaggtgctgtcacgatccgggtatctggacgccattacctgcctttcagatgtctcctgaggctcgctcagcgttccaaggcgggATCtcctctgtgtccacatactgcacattcctcctgtcacgccgaGATGCTGTCACagaggcgccatgtttgaatcaatgcatggcgtctcccgttctgcgcgcctccgccgccgctcctgtgttataggtgcaggttgtcagtgtggtgttccatgcctgccgcggcctccgttgtcatccacgagtctcagcatacatttgtcagtctggcgtctcctgtcctctgtggccggcgccgccattacagttatgtttccacatggtttcccaagctagttttccctccaagttctaacatgggcgcagccatgttggatctaatcacatgcttcagttcctccaatccactgcctggaaatctgcataattgcccagccaatacctgcattgctgcaggtataagtatcctgtgcctgggccaggaaatggtcagtgctttgtttgtcataccttgttccagtctctctcctgtggttgtgtttccaggttccagctcctgtctccagcatccaccaaagagacccgcaactgcctaccatcctgcggtgcagcctgactctgcagtcctccgtggctgatccagtttccagcttccagctatttcatctgcttccagcagtatccactactaccggtaatcatccttcaattcctctgtttccacgctccctagcatcttactatattcactccgtgtttcatcacctggctggttccacccagcattcattcagtgactttatcatctggctgattccattctgcatccactccgtgtcttaccacctggctggttccatccagcaattacaacagctgattcacgttaccaacttcatctgttccatctactggcatgttccttggatatcttcactactacagccaggcctggtaaggttattccatctaaggactgtaacagctgttcttacctaccagtgtcctgtgtaaccatttcatggtcagagtgctccaggaatcatattatttatcattgccattatttaccttgaatgctgtttgtttacaaggagtctgttaataaacttttattttgacttttacctggttgtcatggtcacaccttcgggtttccttttaacgcttacatgtccaggggtctgattaaaccttcccggtttaagttcctctcagcccctacaactgaggctttctcctgtcagccaaaaccctcagttgtgacacaatatataaaaacaaagagaTGGTGGCGCTGATAAATGATTTCTTGACTGGATAGAATAATATTAAAAGAATTATACAGGTATGTTTTATATACAAAACATTGTAAAAACATCAATGGcattaatcaataaaataaatcccACATAACACACCCTGGATAAGCAGTCTTATGCAAACAGCATTAGTAGAGGGGTGTCCATCCCTATGATTGCCATAGGCAACTGGACTTGTGCTGTTGATACAGGAATACATTTCTATGAACTGCTAAACCTCCTTTCTAATAAGTGGCAATCATAGGAATGGACACTCCTCTACTAATGCTGTCTGAAAATTGCATACGACACTACTTATCCAGGGTGTGTTATGTAGGAGCGCACACTTACCAATATACACAGCCACCCTCCACAATTCAGACCAGGCTCCGAGTACCCACAAGATGACAGCCTGCCTGAGGCTGTTTTATTCCGCAGTCTGTCTGCGCGCCGTTGCGGCATTGAGGTCTCAATAGCCGAACTACACACCCGCTCCTGCTCAGCCTCTCCTCACAGAGCAGAGATGCCAGAGACACAGGGCGGGCGGGAGGAGAGAAAGGAAGGACACAGTGGCGTTGTGCGTAGCCAATCGCGACATCATTGCACATCAACAGTTCCGGACAGCTGACATAGGGGGATGGAGCAGTGGGGGTTACCACAGGGGGGCCATAGCCTTTACAAGCAATGCTGAACTAtgatgcagctgccgcactgccgCAGCAGGACCTTGGGGGGCCCGggatgggtgtcccctttgacccccccctgtcgccgggcctgccacgGCCAATGGAGATGGACACTGCGCAGTAAGGTGTCCATAGTGACTGGCTGCTCGTAGGCTCTGCAGGGCCGTCACTCCGTGATTCTGTTCATGCCTCCCGTGCATTCCTAACCTATTCTGCATGCTCACTCCAAACTGTGCTCCTCTGGCggccggacttgcgcatgcgctgttcagatttCTTGCGGGGCTAGGGGATTCCGGGGGATTGGGAGGGTTGTTCGGGGCAGCGGGAGAATGTTTGCAGGGTCGGGagcctcctgcagaatgcgggagtgttggcaagtatgccccaaacccaccccataaataattacacatatgtctgggtgaaatcacaatctgattgagcagtttaccatcatatgtgcattgtatttagggggtaattccaagttgatcgcagcaggaattctgttagcagttgggcaaaaccatgcgcactgcaggggaggcagatttaacatgtgcagagagagagataggagagagatagatttgggtggggtgtgttcaatctgcaatctaaattgcagtgtaaaaataaagcagccagtatttaccctgcacagaaacaaaataacccacccaaatctaactctctctgcgatcaacttgcaattacccccttagagaggcatggatgggtcagcattaggagggattgctgactccagagtgctattggagaagtcaggggtgtctccaggtaagctggctctcagatactgtaggagccattatcatggggccttacactgggaatttagacccagacatatgagcacaccctaacactttattaacacttatgattttccctattactttgtatatatttttgtattattttaaaaacacctcacttacatagcacttatgtgcttcttattgacccttattaattttcacctgtgtgctaacctggggtagccgacctgtgccgacgtgatggggtcctgcaccccggacccatacctagtattagggcttaaccctatatctgcagatatgcacaactaagatctccgtattatctgattattatgtagtattattatttttcactcagtgtgcattagggaacacaaattgtattTTCTTACACTTTTCATTTAGTTAATTGGTAAAAATAAACTAATAGCACTGTTATTTTTTAAAGCACTCTTTGCAGTATTTTTCAACACCAccctaaaaattatatatatatatatatatatatatatatatatagaaagcaagCTTGCTCGGCACTCCCAGTATTGGcaggtatatgtgtgtgcatgtacatatatatatatatatatatatatttatatgtaagcaTTTTAGTTTGCACAGAATGCATTGTTCGTCTTAATAAAGATCTGTGTTTGGAGCTACACTACTGCAGTGGGATATTCCATGTATATGGATCACATTTACCCTAAATAATATATAATCAGGCTAAAGCCATGTTAAACACAGCATGCAATAAGATCTGGAAGGAGGAGTTGGGGGTAACTTAAGGGGGTTTCCAGAATCCTCCTAAATTATTCAGCATCCGTCTCACAAGACACAAACCGACCAAAGCATTACAGCTGTCCTTTAATTCTCCCACAAGTCCTTGCAGAGGAATCTCTTCCGGGTCCATGCTTGTTTGGAAAGGTTCATTCAATTCCTTGCCAAAACCAGAGCAGGGCTCTGAGCGGCTGAGAGCCTTTCATAACAAAAGGGATTTCTTTCTCCAGCAGGAAGGAGTGCAGGAGTCATGTCCTCAGGCCAGACAGGTAGGTGCAGGCTAGTCTCCACACAAAGACATGTACTTGGGAATGACATCTGTATCAGAAACTGAAGAATTCTTGTAGCAAGCTTTCTATGTACATTGGTAATGTCACATAATCACTGCAGATGTCTGCACGTGTTGGGTCATCTACAGAAAGTGTGACTTATTTAGCAAGTATTATTCAtactgtatgtgtgaaatgttatgTTTCTAAAGGAACTATGACTTGAAGATCACATGTAAATGAAATACACAATGCAGCCTGTAACACCCAGATAAAGGTAAAAATGGTAACTTAAATGTCTCTGCGGTAAACGAATAAAATTCTGCATAGTTACAGGGTATCTGTAAGGGCAAAGGAGCTATTCAGCAGTGTGGTGCCCCATGTGTTATGggggtacacacatagcgatttgcgcCAGCGATTTATGCTAAGGGATTTAGGTggttattctgagttgttcgctagcagattttgttcgcagcgcagcgatctggcaaaaaaaggcacttctgcgcatgcgtatgcggcgcaatgcgcacgcgcgtcatactattacaacgaacgatgtagtttcacacaaggtctagcgaagcttttcagtcgcactgctggccgcagagtgattgacaggaagagggcgtttctgggtgtcaactgaccgtttccagggagtgttcgaaaaaatgcaggcgtggctgggcgaacgcagggcttgttcgtgacgtcaaaacaggaactgaacagtctgaagtcatcgcaagcgctgagtaggtctgactctactctgaagctgcacataattattttgtagccgctgtgcaatccttttgttcgcacttctgctaagctaaaatacactcccagtgggaggcggcatagcgtttgcacggctgctaaaaaatgctagcgagctaacaactcggaatgaccaccttagtgtagGCGATCTGTGCTAAGCAACAAAAAAAAAGAGGCAGGGAGTGGTTCGGGTGATGTAGATCGCTATTGCTCATCGCTGGTTTCTGTACACACGGGCGATTTGAACTCACTTGCTAAGCGATCTTACTAGATTTATACTGCATGCTTGAATGAGCTGAGCCGGCGATAGATCGCTTAAAAAAAAGGCAAaagtcgctccgtgtgtaccccacatAAGACTGTATAGATCTATTTGCAGATACAATGGCCCATAGTTTTATTTTGCAATAATCGTAAGTGGGCAAAATACACATGCCATTAATTCTTTTTATGTGACATCATGCATCTATATCACTGTGTTTGTGCCAGCTTAATTATTTATATGACCACTTTCTCCCAATAAGACTCAAACTACTTTACATTTAGAAAAATACACACTTGCCTACTCCCAAATTGTGGGAGTCTCTTGAATTTCTGGGAGCATCAGACCGGCCTTCTACATGCCACCCACTTCCCCAGTGATGACTCTGGGACTTGATGATATGATTCGTGATGAATCACATCATCAGGCCTTGCTGTAAAAATCACAGCATTCTTTAGTCGAGGGCAGTGCCTAGATTGTCTCCGCTATGGCCCCCACATCTTCCATCTCAATCTGCCCATCTAGATCTCCCGAAGTGAACAGTTTTAAAGTAGATATGGTATTAAGGCCCTGCACAAAATCTTCATTAGATATTAGCTAGATCTAAAATGTAAGAAGTCACATTATAAATGTAGAGATATGTATAGGGTAACAGTAATTTCTATTGCCacaatttggggcagatgtattaacctggagaagggataaagaagtgataaagccgtgataaatgcaaggtgataacgcaccagccggtCATTAcgcatttgaaaaatgaccgttaggagctgactggctggtgcgttatcatattgcgcttatcactgctttatcacttccttataaagCTACACACATGTTTTGTTTGTAAGTTGCGCATTCTTTAACCTTTTATCAGTGGCATCAGTGTTGAGAGGAGAGGGGACTGGAGTAGGGAGAGAGTGgcccctcctccctgtcactcaTGTAAACACAGGCTGCACTGCAGCCAGAATTACTGTGTCAttctggggggaggagctgagtgAAGAAGGGCTAGAGTGGATCCTCCTTACCCCTGGCTGGCCCCGGATCACTGACAATCACCGATGGCAGCAGCTGTATTGAGTCTACTCTGGGGCACTGGCGGCAGGCAGTGCAGTGACTAATTGTAATGCTGGCAGCTGCAGGTTCCTTCACTGTGGCGGGCCCGGTGCATTGTACTGGTTGTACCACCGCTAGTTCTTCCTCTGCgttctgtacccattatagatacgcctatgAATCCACTACGTAAAACTGAATGAATGTACCTGTAAAAAATGTGCCCAGTGCATTCACAttttatatatgttatatgtgaCCCATGGCTCATATTTAGCCAAATTGAATGCTGTCAAAGAATGCTATCAAAAATGCAGGTAGCACTAGTCACATGACATAAGGCACCAGTGAaacttaaagctgggtacacactataagatatattgtacaatatatctcTATGGCGCGGATCAGAACGATATACATCATACACATCCTATAGTGTGTATCCCCGGCAATCGTTCATTGAATTGTTCCATTGGATGTGCTATACATTGAATGGGATGATTCCATGGCTGGCACGTTGTTATTACATGCAACATGTAACGCTACATTGCACCGTCATACAGTGGATCCTTTAGCATGTACACACTGTTgcatggtgtgtacccagcttatggtTAAGTCTGCACTAATGATTTATATTATGGGGAGTTTTGTGACAAAATTCCATGACTTATCATTGGTTAATCACATGCATCTACTGTATATGCTATCCGTGCCATACTATTAAGTCTTTTGTCTTGTATACAACTATATTTCCTTTTCATGTGATTTACAAAGACACGCAATTGGTACAATAGAAAAAGAGTTTTTTTGTGATACTAGTTAGCAGccagtcaaaatgacggaacaacataacagtagtgTCAGTGCTGGCGACTGTGCATGCCCaagcggagcaacacttgaattgctcctttgggctccatctagtggccgccggcatgcaaaacaattgaattccattcATAgatgtgaggagcagcgttagcctttttatGTAGGATGATAGTCCTCCAGACACTGGCTCATGCACAGAAATCACTAGTGCAGTCCTATCTCTAACCAACTGTCATAACCTGCAATAACCTTTGCAAGGAGCTACAGGTTGAGAGCGTCTGTTTTTAATACATGGCTGTTTTGGTTGTTTGACCTATTAGAAATATGATATTACCTCTGATGATATTTGTTATTTTAACTTTGTATTTTAGAGATGGATAGCACTAGTCGTGTACAGACTTACAAAAAAAGGCGGGACTCAACTCTGGCAGAAAAGGTGAAGATCTTAGAACTTTTGCAGCAACCCAAAGCATCTCAATCATCAGTGGCTAGGAACATGGGCCTGTCACAGTCAACAATTAGCCGTGTAATGAAGAAAAGAGATGAGATCTTAGAACGTTGGAACCATAATGAGAACCCAAGCCGTAAACGGAACCGACCTTTTAAACATGCTAAGGTAGATGAGGCACTACTGGAGTGGCTTCTCTTTGCCAAGGCTAATAAGTTGCCCATTTCTGGACCTATTCTGATgagacaggcagaggcaattgcaaacGAGATTGGATGCCCACAATTTAAACCTTCAAATGGATGGTTATGGAGATGGAAAGAGCGTTATCGACTCTTCTATAGAGCTGAATTATTACCAGGGGAGAAGAGACATGGTGGTCAAAGTAAATATGTTAAAATCCTTCCAAAAGCTACACAGGTGGTCAGAATGGAGCTAAATAGTGTTACTGATGAaagatttgctgacagccacttgaccaCTAGTAGATGGATCAGACGAGAAAGAGATGTCCACATGTTATCAGAACTCCGTGATCAAGCTGCTCACGGAGATCCTTTAAGTAGATCTGTGATGCTTTCTCGAATTGCTAAGAACTATCGTGTAGAAGACATTTTTTGTGCTACAGGCTCTCCCTTTCATTTTAGAATAATAGCAAGACAAGGAATAGTAAGTGAGTCAAAGGAACTGGTCAACATCTGGTTCTGTTGTAACATGAATGGGACAGAAAAACTGAAACTGCTGGTAACTCACAATCTTCTTCCAAGAGCTCTGGGAAATAATTGCCTTTCTCCTGTGTCCTTGAAAGCTAGTGATAATGGGGAATTGACTGACAGTTTGTTAATAGACTGGCTTTTGAATTGGGATGCAAAACTTGGCAGACAGGAAAGGAAAGTTTTACTGGTGTTTACTGCATATAATGCTGGACCAAAAGTCAAACTCCGAAACATCTCATTGTGTATTTTCCCAAAAGAGCATGTTACTTCCAAAAATCTCTTTGGTCAAGAGCTGGTAAGTGAATTCAGTTTGTTCTACAGGCAACTTCTTTTTGAGAGATTGCAAGAAGATACAAACATTAGCAGAAGGGCTGAGATATTCCTACTTCAGAAAATGCGTGAGATATCACTCGTAGAGGCAAGTTATACCATGAATAAAGCATGGTTGAGAGTTACACCTTATACTATAAAATCCTGTTTACAGAAGCAAGAAGGCATCCGAATTCTCTCTTCTGCCAAACATGACTTACCAGAGGCAAGAACTCATGAGAACATATTGTTACCTATTTATCAGGGGAGCAACAGTAATGCTGCAAACGATACCTCTGCAGGGCAGGTATCTTACAGAACTATCACTATTAAAGAAGAGCATGATATTGAGCATGAAAACCTTGAAATGCAAACTACATGTAAAAAACTATCTTGTCCAACTGAGAAAATAAAAGTTGGCTTTTCATCCAAGAAAGATCAAGCAGAACTCAGTGACATAAAGTcctatacacaaatgaaaaatagtGAGGAAATCTCTACAGTTGTAGTTAAATCTGAAGACTCAGAAGAGTGTATTAATGTTCAGGGGCTCAAACAGGCTTGTGATGTGATCCACCATTTTTTGTCTAGTGAAAACCAAGACATGAGTATTTTCTGTGCACTACAGAGTCAAATACAGAAATGCTTGACCAGCCCAAAaatgaagaatccttgtagttatgTGGTGAGACCATGAACAAGATACTGTGGAGGGCTGCTAATGTCACATTTATCACAATTTCTCTTCTTTATCAGAGTAGACTTCTTGGGCAGACTGGTTCAGCAAAAGAACTAATAGATTCTGCACATCTCAAACTAAAGTAATAAGTTTCAGACAAGGTGCAACAATTCTTGTGTTGAGAGCAGGAACTACTACACCTACTGTCTTCTAATGGATATGTAGATTATTAAAAGCTGTTTTTGTTTGATATGGGACTTTCATCTGTGTTAAACTAAAGTAGGTATTTGGGGGAAGATGTGATACATTTAATACAGAGTTGCTTCTTACTAATTAGAGCAAACTTTCACGTTAATAAAGAATATCTTTACTCTTCTATCACAGTAGAGCTGCACCACATTTACAATGAGGAACGTGTTACAAAACAATAGGTGTACCTTATTAATAAAGTGGAAATTCAACCTACAATAGATCAGCTCTACCCATCTGGAATACCCCAGAGTCATTCCCCTAGATCAGGGTTTCAAaacccggtcctcaaggcaccctaacagtccagggtttTTGGGATATCCATGTTGTCTACAGATGGTATACtgaaactgaggtactaattaagtcactagtGCTTAAACATGGAAACCCCTAAATTCTGGACCGTTATGGTGCCCTGAAGAACAAGATTGGAACCCAGTGCCCCAGATAATACAAAATTTGTATTCTCTCACTTGGGGCTCCCACTGTTACTTTTATGCCACATGTCCCTGTTGTAAACATATGTCAGACTTAGAGCTACATGGACCCTTCATCATAGGGAAACCATAGCGCTAACCAAATGgtggcaattttttttaaaaatgaagcaattttaaagaaaaaaaatgaagtcATTGATTAGACAGATTGGGTGACTTGAAAATTCACTTGGCCCTTCAATAGTTCTGTTCACACTATTTGGACTAATAGTGGTCATCAGCAGAGAGGATGGAAGAATGTGAGAAATAGAACGTGAATTATAGTATATAGGTAACAGTAGGTTGTCCCATGTAAGTACCCTCCATTTTCTACTACCCTGGGGAAAGGCAGGGTTAGGTAGGATTATTTGTCCTGAGTGATCTATATCCTTCATCAAAATGGAGATGTGCTTTCAATACAGCCTTAAAGCAATACAATAACTACAAGTGTTAAAAACAAAACAAGTGTAAACTGATTCCTCAGTGAAAAAATAACGTGTACAGTATGTACACAATCTGCAACTTTCTGTAATTTTATATTATCGCTGTGGTATCTGATTTATTTATGTGACCACTTGGTGTGTTTCCTACATATGAGGCCTCATTTCTAGGTGTTCCCTCATTTTCATAATGCAGGCCATTCTGAAGCATATTTTCAGAGTGAATGGTAATGTTAAAAAAATACCTGTTTAAGAAATACATAGATTGTGGATTGATATAGAACATGTATCATGTACAGGCTGTATATATATGCTACTTACCGAAGATAACATTTTTCAAGTGGTCAGCAGAAGAATTATTGGAATTTTCTACACTTGTGTCTTTTTTTGTTTAGTTGGGTGATTTGTGCTAGCTTCCTGTATTGTGCAAACTGCACAATAGAAGACTTTGGGTAGATGTTTGCTGAGCTTCTAATGTAGGGTGTCTCCATTCACGGGTACCAAGGGTAACACAAATAGTTTAGGCCTTTGATATGAAACATCTGCAATTGTAGAGAAACTATAAGTTACTTGACAAATAAATGTCATATATTAGTTCATGTACAACGGCTGTTTGTTctgtgtacagcgctgcggaacccATGTAGTGGCATATAAGTGAAAGATAAGAATATTAACTATTTAAGTCTGTAGCAATAAAGGTCATACATGCTTACCTTTCTTTTCATttacaaatgctaacaaattttgcCTTCTTAAATTTTCATATCACATTTCTTCCTGTTAGGTTGTAATTTTATTACTCGTATTTAATAATCTACATGCATTGTTGCTTGACTTTTATGTTGATTTTATATACCATATATGCCACCAATGGTAATAAACTGTCTTCTAAACATAATCAAACTTGTGTTACATAGCTGTGAAGGATGACACTATTCTCAGTCATGCCACGGAGAGGGGGAAGATGGGACTCTATGTGCGTGCCTTTAGTGTGCACCTAAATGGGGGGTTGTGATTTCATGTATGTTCTCACCACCCTTTGCACATCATGTTGgggcatagtgcatgtcacacgtgGGACTTGCCTAGCATTCCCAAGCTGCTACAAGCTTTCCTCTTAACTATTTAGATACTGCACGTAGCACCTGAGAAAGTGACCTCCCAACCTTTCCCCAATGCAAGTCAATGCGGCTCTGGGGTGTGAATGTGCCTGAAAACTGGGAGTGTTGTGCCAAAGTCaaaataataatacttttatttatatagtaTTCTTTCTCCAAGACTCAagatgctttacagacatcaatgcacataatacaaaatatttaaataatacagcaatagacaagccacacaaacataaaaaaagaaaaccttga
Proteins encoded in this region:
- the LOC135055769 gene encoding tigger transposable element-derived protein 6-like; this encodes MSSGQTEMDSTSRVQTYKKRRDSTLAEKVKILELLQQPKASQSSVARNMGLSQSTISRVMKKRDEILERWNHNENPSRKRNRPFKHAKVDEALLEWLLFAKANKLPISGPILMRQAEAIANEIGCPQFKPSNGWLWRWKERYRLFYRAELLPGEKRHGGQSKYVKILPKATQVVRMELNSVTDERFADSHLTTSRWIRRERDVHMLSELRDQAAHGDPLSRSVMLSRIAKNYRVEDIFCATGSPFHFRIIARQGIVSESKELVNIWFCCNMNGTEKLKLLVTHNLLPRALGNNCLSPVSLKASDNGELTDSLLIDWLLNWDAKLGRQERKVLLVFTAYNAGPKVKLRNISLCIFPKEHVTSKNLFGQELVSEFSLFYRQLLFERLQEDTNISRRAEIFLLQKMREISLVEASYTMNKAWLRVTPYTIKSCLQKQEGIRILSSAKHDLPEARTHENILLPIYQGSNSNAANDTSAGQVSYRTITIKEEHDIEHENLEMQTTCKKLSCPTEKIKVGFSSKKDQAELSDIKSYTQMKNSEEISTVVVKSEDSEECINVQGLKQACDVIHHFLSSENQDMSIFCALQSQIQKCLTSPKMKNPCSYVVRP